One Mycolicibacterium parafortuitum DNA segment encodes these proteins:
- a CDS encoding enoyl-CoA hydratase-related protein, with amino-acid sequence MPDHRQPPAYEEIDYRFDDGIAVISFNAPQRRNALRNRMLRDLWEALDFADRDPAVRAVVLTGAGKHFCVGAELTGPNTLIDCLEEDRAGHTPTGYREPGGRVSERLFDMRTPVVAAVNGDAVGGGASIMAATDVRIAGETSRFGFVFTRRGVVPESASSWFLPRLVGLTRATDWVLSGRVFDAAEAYAAGLLTRVVAADAVLDEAIAYARVFVTETSPTSVALARRLLGRSWGHATPRAASEDESRVYASRLRSADVHEGVVSFLERRPAVFPPLDDDAADYF; translated from the coding sequence GGACCACCGTCAGCCGCCGGCGTACGAGGAGATCGACTACCGATTCGACGACGGCATCGCGGTCATCAGCTTCAATGCGCCGCAGCGCCGAAATGCGTTGCGCAACCGGATGTTGCGTGACCTGTGGGAGGCACTCGACTTTGCCGACCGCGATCCGGCGGTCCGCGCAGTAGTGCTGACCGGCGCCGGCAAGCACTTCTGTGTCGGGGCCGAACTCACCGGTCCCAACACGTTGATCGACTGCCTCGAAGAGGATCGGGCCGGGCACACGCCCACCGGTTACCGCGAGCCCGGCGGACGGGTGAGCGAGCGGCTCTTCGACATGCGCACCCCCGTCGTCGCGGCTGTCAACGGAGACGCCGTCGGCGGCGGGGCTTCCATCATGGCGGCCACCGATGTCCGGATCGCCGGGGAGACTTCGCGGTTCGGATTCGTGTTCACCCGGCGCGGTGTCGTCCCGGAGAGCGCGTCCTCGTGGTTCCTGCCGCGACTGGTGGGCTTGACCCGTGCCACCGACTGGGTGCTGTCGGGACGTGTCTTCGACGCCGCGGAGGCCTATGCGGCAGGGCTGCTGACCCGCGTCGTCGCGGCGGATGCCGTGCTCGACGAGGCAATCGCCTACGCCCGGGTGTTCGTCACCGAGACGTCACCGACGTCGGTGGCGCTGGCACGCAGGCTTCTCGGGCGCAGCTGGGGGCATGCGACGCCCCGCGCGGCCTCCGAGGACGAATCCCGCGTGTACGCGAGCCGACTGCGCTCCGCCGATGTGCACGAAGGTGTCGTGTCGTTCCTGGAACGGCGCCCCGCGGTGTTCCCACCGCTCGACGACGACGCCGCCGACTACTTCTGA
- a CDS encoding DUF7065 domain-containing protein — MAASTPFTACQYGTDAEFTHDPAGIANYNESVYVNFVDPLSEVSALMRIGNRPTMGYSEATVQLTLPGGKIALRAGRQPKETNDDWSTQGLEIKPVDATRTWEVNYRNTVALIGTPSLLADRGRQALKNSPSVECEISLTFEASVPLFTIAEDGDCTPGSSQIATDHYEQFGHVSGSVRLGSTTWTIDRATSFRDHSWGPREWASYTGEWLAAWLVDGTAITAYGEFEPTGERVSGGVVITPDGVFHPVRDYTVYTDYAGEATYSGRNTAVITADGLPTLVLDGTINHFVPVTQRTADRAARMGQMSVRYAGGHGGWGIAEFLRPLASGAK, encoded by the coding sequence GTGGCCGCCTCAACACCGTTCACCGCATGTCAATACGGCACGGACGCCGAATTCACCCATGACCCAGCGGGTATCGCGAACTACAACGAGAGTGTCTACGTCAACTTCGTCGACCCGCTCAGCGAGGTCAGCGCGCTCATGCGAATCGGAAACAGGCCCACCATGGGCTATTCCGAGGCGACGGTGCAGTTGACGCTGCCCGGCGGGAAGATCGCGTTGCGTGCCGGACGGCAGCCCAAGGAGACCAACGACGATTGGTCCACCCAGGGTCTGGAGATCAAGCCCGTTGACGCGACCCGAACCTGGGAAGTCAACTACCGCAACACCGTCGCACTCATCGGCACACCGTCACTGCTCGCCGACCGCGGCAGGCAGGCACTGAAGAACTCACCGTCGGTCGAGTGCGAGATCTCGCTGACGTTCGAGGCGTCGGTGCCGCTGTTCACGATCGCAGAAGACGGCGACTGCACGCCGGGCAGCTCGCAGATCGCCACCGACCACTACGAGCAGTTCGGCCACGTCTCAGGCTCGGTCCGTCTCGGCTCGACGACGTGGACCATCGACCGGGCCACGTCCTTCCGCGACCATTCCTGGGGTCCGCGGGAGTGGGCGTCCTACACCGGAGAATGGTTGGCGGCCTGGCTCGTCGACGGCACCGCGATCACCGCGTACGGGGAGTTCGAGCCGACCGGAGAGCGGGTCTCCGGCGGCGTGGTCATCACCCCCGACGGCGTCTTCCACCCGGTCCGCGACTACACCGTCTACACCGACTATGCGGGCGAGGCGACATACTCAGGCCGCAACACCGCGGTCATCACCGCCGACGGGCTGCCGACGCTGGTGCTGGACGGCACCATCAACCACTTCGTGCCGGTCACCCAGCGCACGGCCGACCGCGCCGCGCGGATGGGTCAGATGTCTGTCCGGTACGCCGGTGGTCATGGCGGGTGGGGGATCGCAGAGTTCCTGCGACCCCTCGCATCTGGCGCCAAGTAG
- a CDS encoding acyl-CoA dehydrogenase — protein MSHYKSNLRDIEFNLFELLGRDRVLGEAPYTELDLDTAKFILREVERLSREDLAESFEEADRNPPVYDASAKTVTVTPAFAAAYKTWMDAEWWLLRVLPELGGSSTPSSLNWALAEFVQGANPALWTYVGIPTAARVIYRHGTERDKRIAQIAVDNRWGATMLLTEPDAGSDVGAGRTRAVANPDGTWNIHGVKRFITAGEHDLADNILHLVLARPVGVDGVGGPGTKGLSLFLVPKNHFDLETGALTGERNGVYATNIEKKMGMNVSTTCEMALGEETPARGWLLGEVHDGIAQMFDVIEDARMMVGSKAIATLSSGYLNALEYAKQRVQGADLARSADKSAPRVTITHHPDVRRSLLTQKAYAEGMRSLILYTAAWQDEIAIAMTAGQDASLAESVNDLLLPIVKGYGSERSWVILGTESLQTLGGSGYLRDYPIEQYVRDAKIDTVYEGTTAIQAQDLFFRKVVRDKGRALTHVLGEIAAFAGSPDPAGDVAAERALLAGAVSDVEQIVAKMTGDLAATKDDATAVYRVGLNATRLLYVLGDVVVAWLLLRSARIAETALAQNPSAADVAFYRGKITAARFFAREVLPGVAAQRAAALTVDNFVMDLDEGAF, from the coding sequence ATGAGCCATTACAAGAGCAATCTTCGTGACATCGAGTTCAACCTGTTCGAGCTCCTCGGACGCGACCGCGTTCTCGGGGAAGCGCCGTACACCGAACTGGATCTCGACACCGCGAAGTTCATTCTGCGCGAGGTGGAGCGGTTGTCCCGCGAGGACCTTGCGGAGTCCTTCGAGGAGGCGGATCGCAACCCTCCGGTGTACGACGCGTCGGCGAAGACCGTCACGGTGACGCCTGCGTTCGCCGCGGCGTACAAGACCTGGATGGACGCCGAGTGGTGGCTGCTGCGGGTTCTTCCGGAACTGGGGGGAAGCAGCACGCCGAGTTCCCTGAACTGGGCACTGGCGGAGTTCGTCCAGGGCGCCAACCCCGCGTTGTGGACCTATGTCGGCATCCCGACGGCGGCCCGGGTGATCTACCGGCACGGCACCGAGCGTGACAAGCGGATCGCCCAGATCGCCGTCGACAACCGCTGGGGTGCCACGATGCTCCTGACGGAACCGGATGCGGGTTCGGATGTCGGTGCGGGACGGACGCGCGCTGTGGCCAATCCCGACGGCACCTGGAACATCCACGGCGTCAAGCGGTTCATCACCGCGGGCGAACACGACCTGGCCGACAACATCCTGCATCTCGTGCTGGCCCGCCCGGTGGGCGTGGACGGCGTCGGGGGACCCGGGACCAAGGGATTGAGTCTCTTCCTGGTGCCGAAGAACCACTTCGACCTCGAGACCGGTGCGCTCACCGGCGAGCGAAACGGCGTGTATGCCACCAACATCGAGAAGAAGATGGGCATGAACGTCTCGACCACGTGCGAGATGGCCCTCGGCGAGGAGACCCCCGCGCGCGGCTGGCTGCTGGGCGAGGTGCACGATGGTATCGCCCAGATGTTCGATGTCATCGAGGATGCCCGGATGATGGTGGGCTCCAAGGCCATCGCGACACTGTCGAGCGGTTACCTCAACGCGCTGGAGTACGCCAAGCAGCGCGTACAGGGTGCGGACCTGGCACGTTCGGCGGACAAGTCGGCGCCGCGCGTGACGATCACCCATCACCCGGACGTCCGCCGGTCGCTGCTCACGCAGAAGGCGTACGCCGAGGGGATGCGTTCACTGATCCTCTACACCGCGGCATGGCAGGACGAGATCGCGATCGCGATGACGGCCGGACAGGACGCGAGCCTGGCCGAATCGGTGAACGATCTACTCCTCCCGATCGTGAAGGGCTACGGGTCGGAACGGTCCTGGGTGATCCTGGGGACCGAATCGCTGCAGACCCTGGGTGGCTCGGGCTATCTGCGTGACTATCCCATCGAGCAGTACGTCCGCGACGCCAAGATCGACACCGTCTACGAGGGCACCACCGCCATCCAGGCGCAGGACCTGTTCTTCCGCAAGGTGGTTCGGGACAAGGGCCGCGCACTCACCCACGTGCTCGGCGAGATCGCCGCTTTCGCCGGCTCGCCGGATCCGGCCGGGGACGTCGCCGCCGAACGTGCGCTGCTCGCCGGCGCCGTCTCGGATGTCGAACAGATCGTCGCGAAGATGACCGGCGATCTCGCCGCCACCAAGGACGACGCCACCGCGGTGTACCGGGTGGGTCTGAACGCCACACGGTTGCTATACGTCCTCGGGGACGTGGTGGTGGCTTGGCTGCTGTTGCGCAGCGCTCGTATCGCCGAAACCGCGTTGGCGCAGAATCCGAGCGCTGCCGATGTCGCGTTCTATCGCGGAAAGATCACCGCGGCAAGGTTCTTCGCCCGTGAGGTGCTGCCGGGTGTCGCTGCCCAGCGTGCGGCGGCGCTGACGGTGGACAACTTCGTCATGGACCTCGACGAAGGCGCGTTCTGA
- a CDS encoding TetR/AcrR family transcriptional regulator → MLRKSARGNHRTEQVARAAADLFQEFGYQNVSIDRIGAAVGLTGPAVYRHFKGKHEILVHALMSQVRLVEELSTVVADEGTTPEEHLQLLLAGFGELTVNGNEATLWRREQRHLEPSERDVFRGHFANTYERIAVRILAVKPELGRRRADLLGFAVLAMFSNTPDIRGTLAADRLQEIQTAVAWALIECELPETDPEATAPATSVHRQPAGRRERIIDAAARLFNEQGFYNVHIDDIARESGMSTATLYQHVTGKTEVLRAVLERGAEGLLYVTADALAYATTPQQTLDALIETYIRQAVGPYGRIMQILAADLLYLPEEEQQALRGAQREYMAEWVEAIEELSGGFSKADARALTQAAIGVVTDVTQDPQLRQRPQLAEELTALVRAMVLPPGLKPA, encoded by the coding sequence GTGCTTCGCAAGTCGGCGCGCGGCAACCATCGCACCGAGCAGGTCGCCCGCGCCGCAGCAGACCTGTTCCAGGAGTTCGGATATCAGAACGTCAGCATCGATCGCATCGGTGCAGCCGTCGGACTGACAGGCCCGGCGGTGTACCGGCACTTCAAGGGCAAGCACGAGATCTTGGTGCATGCGTTGATGAGTCAGGTCCGCCTCGTCGAAGAGCTGAGCACCGTCGTCGCCGACGAGGGAACCACGCCCGAAGAGCACCTGCAACTGCTGCTCGCCGGGTTCGGGGAACTCACGGTCAACGGCAACGAAGCGACCCTGTGGCGACGCGAGCAGCGGCACCTGGAGCCCTCGGAACGCGACGTGTTCCGCGGCCATTTCGCCAACACCTACGAACGCATCGCGGTGCGGATCCTGGCCGTCAAGCCCGAACTCGGCCGCCGGCGGGCTGACCTCCTCGGCTTCGCCGTGCTGGCGATGTTTTCCAACACCCCCGACATCCGGGGCACCCTGGCCGCCGACAGGCTGCAGGAGATCCAGACCGCGGTGGCGTGGGCCCTCATCGAGTGCGAGCTGCCCGAGACCGATCCCGAGGCCACCGCACCGGCGACTTCGGTGCATCGTCAACCCGCGGGACGGCGGGAGCGCATCATCGACGCCGCGGCGCGCCTGTTCAACGAGCAGGGCTTCTACAACGTGCACATCGACGACATCGCCCGCGAGTCAGGGATGTCGACGGCCACGCTGTACCAGCATGTGACGGGCAAGACCGAGGTGCTGCGCGCCGTCCTCGAACGGGGCGCCGAAGGGCTGCTCTATGTCACCGCGGATGCGCTGGCCTACGCGACCACTCCGCAACAGACCCTCGACGCCCTGATCGAGACCTACATCCGGCAGGCGGTAGGACCCTACGGCCGCATCATGCAGATCCTTGCCGCCGACCTGCTGTACCTGCCCGAGGAGGAGCAGCAGGCGCTACGCGGTGCGCAACGCGAGTACATGGCCGAATGGGTGGAGGCGATCGAGGAACTGTCCGGCGGATTCTCCAAGGCCGACGCCCGCGCACTCACCCAGGCCGCCATCGGCGTCGTCACTGACGTCACCCAGGACCCGCAGCTGCGTCAGCGTCCCCAACTTGCCGAGGAACTCACCGCTTTGGTGCGCGCCATGGTCCTGCCACCCGGCCTCAAGCCCGCTTGA
- a CDS encoding AMP-binding protein, with product MYPGPHVGEHPDRLAVIMAGSRDSLTYRQLDERANRVANYFRSIGLGRTDHIAIFTENHLDMIVTMSAAERCGLYYTPINSFLSVEEAAYIVDDCGARLLVTTEAKLEVAQGFPDCCPTVEHWLTIGTDVPPAPFASFEAVIERHPSTPVEHERLGTPMFYSSGTTGRPKAVKRQLPDVAPDEQLGIEAMGRRLFRMCEGMTFLSTAPLYHSGPQSSISIGLRLGATIIVMERFDTEGFLALIEEFRVTHTMVVPTMFSRVLKLPSEIRDRYDYSSLEAVVHGAAPCPRQVKQDMLDWWGPVIYEYYGGTEANGTCGCTPQEWLANPGTVGKAFFGEIVIRDDDGNDLPPGVPGTIWFRGGNSSFEYLNDPEKTAEAQDPSGTMSKIGDIGYLNSDGYLFLTDRQAFVIISGGVNIYPQEIENLLITHPEVMDAAVFGVPDEDMGEAVKAVIQPLDPHGGTPELAQRLGEFCAEHLARFKRPRSFDFIDEMPRLPTGKLYKRQLRDQYWKDMAGA from the coding sequence ATGTATCCCGGTCCTCACGTCGGCGAACACCCCGACCGGCTCGCGGTGATCATGGCCGGCAGCCGTGACAGCCTGACCTACCGTCAGTTGGACGAGCGGGCCAACCGCGTCGCCAACTACTTCCGCTCGATCGGCCTGGGCCGGACCGACCACATCGCGATCTTCACCGAGAACCACCTCGACATGATTGTGACGATGTCTGCGGCCGAGCGGTGCGGGCTCTACTACACCCCGATCAACTCGTTCCTGTCCGTCGAGGAAGCCGCCTACATCGTGGACGACTGCGGGGCGAGGCTTCTGGTCACGACGGAGGCGAAACTCGAAGTCGCCCAGGGATTCCCGGATTGCTGCCCGACGGTCGAGCACTGGCTGACCATCGGAACGGATGTGCCGCCCGCGCCGTTCGCGAGCTTCGAAGCCGTCATCGAACGGCATCCGTCGACCCCGGTCGAGCACGAGCGGCTCGGCACCCCGATGTTCTACTCGTCGGGCACCACGGGACGGCCGAAGGCCGTCAAGCGGCAGCTGCCCGACGTGGCGCCGGACGAGCAGCTCGGGATCGAGGCGATGGGCCGGCGGCTGTTCCGGATGTGCGAGGGCATGACGTTCCTGTCGACCGCGCCGCTCTACCACTCCGGCCCACAGTCCAGCATCTCGATCGGACTGCGGCTGGGCGCCACCATCATCGTGATGGAACGCTTCGACACCGAGGGCTTCCTGGCCCTGATCGAGGAGTTCCGCGTCACCCACACCATGGTGGTCCCGACCATGTTCTCCCGGGTGCTCAAGCTGCCCAGCGAGATTCGCGACAGGTACGACTACTCGTCGCTGGAGGCCGTGGTGCACGGAGCCGCACCGTGCCCGCGGCAGGTCAAGCAGGACATGCTGGATTGGTGGGGCCCGGTGATCTACGAGTACTACGGCGGCACCGAGGCCAACGGCACCTGTGGATGTACACCACAGGAATGGCTGGCCAACCCCGGGACGGTGGGCAAGGCCTTCTTCGGCGAGATCGTGATCCGTGACGACGACGGCAACGACCTACCCCCCGGCGTTCCCGGCACCATCTGGTTCCGCGGCGGCAACAGCTCGTTCGAATACCTCAACGACCCCGAGAAGACCGCCGAGGCGCAGGATCCCAGTGGAACCATGTCCAAGATCGGGGACATCGGCTACCTCAATTCCGACGGGTACCTGTTCCTGACCGACCGGCAGGCGTTCGTCATCATCTCCGGTGGTGTGAACATCTATCCGCAGGAGATCGAGAACCTTCTCATCACCCATCCCGAGGTCATGGACGCCGCGGTGTTCGGAGTCCCCGACGAAGACATGGGCGAGGCGGTCAAAGCGGTCATCCAGCCGCTCGACCCGCACGGCGGAACACCCGAGCTGGCACAGCGTCTGGGCGAGTTCTGCGCCGAGCACCTGGCCCGGTTCAAACGGCCGCGATCGTTCGACTTCATCGACGAGATGCCCCGGCTGCCCACCGGGAAGCTCTACAAGCGGCAACTGCGAGATCAGTACTGGAAGGACATGGCGGGTGCGTAG
- a CDS encoding phosphotransferase family protein has translation MTVTVTEGTATGDGTSAFLTELAEVLGTQLADGHTVQLVDVDQRGEGNSWETYLVTAAWGDQTASLAVKREPLSGIVGSYDVAREVALLRAAHGLGLPVPGVVAYRVGEPGNRGFFVMERLLGVVPMPHSVTRMIPDPGHRAALGRRVAREMATLHAAAPDALTLPELGPPPAAADTGRVENGLWRRTYEEVATVRIPILDLALAWLDHRADHVSGRVSLVHNDFRVGNLVVAPDDGSLVGILDWETAHFSDPVADLAWFFQRTSRGRSPLACKVLAVDDFLDEYAEAAGWRPAPQAVTWWAVQSLAKSAIGCLQAVAIYERGDRPELRYANMAHSVYYSLGWLDQMLRDGEWGA, from the coding sequence ATGACGGTGACAGTGACGGAGGGGACGGCGACGGGCGACGGCACGTCGGCGTTCCTCACCGAGTTGGCCGAGGTTCTCGGCACCCAGCTCGCCGACGGGCACACCGTGCAACTGGTCGACGTCGACCAGCGCGGCGAGGGCAATTCGTGGGAGACCTATCTGGTCACCGCGGCGTGGGGCGACCAGACCGCATCCCTGGCCGTCAAACGTGAACCGCTGAGCGGGATCGTGGGCAGTTACGACGTGGCGCGCGAAGTTGCGCTGCTGCGCGCGGCGCACGGACTCGGACTGCCGGTTCCCGGCGTCGTCGCGTACCGGGTCGGTGAGCCGGGCAACCGCGGGTTCTTCGTGATGGAGCGCCTTCTCGGCGTCGTTCCGATGCCGCACAGCGTGACCCGGATGATTCCCGATCCCGGCCACCGGGCTGCACTGGGACGGCGGGTGGCCCGCGAGATGGCAACCCTGCATGCCGCGGCTCCGGACGCCCTGACGTTGCCCGAGCTGGGTCCGCCGCCGGCGGCGGCTGACACCGGGCGCGTCGAGAACGGGCTGTGGCGGCGGACCTACGAAGAGGTCGCCACGGTACGCATTCCGATCCTGGATCTGGCGCTGGCCTGGCTGGACCACAGAGCCGATCACGTCTCGGGTCGGGTGTCGCTGGTGCACAACGACTTCCGGGTGGGAAACCTCGTGGTGGCACCGGACGACGGCAGTCTGGTCGGGATCCTCGACTGGGAGACAGCACATTTCAGCGATCCCGTCGCGGATCTCGCTTGGTTCTTCCAGCGCACCTCCAGGGGCCGCTCGCCGCTGGCGTGCAAGGTTCTGGCGGTCGACGACTTCCTCGACGAGTACGCCGAGGCGGCGGGCTGGCGCCCGGCGCCGCAGGCCGTGACGTGGTGGGCGGTACAGTCGCTGGCCAAGAGCGCCATCGGATGCCTGCAGGCAGTGGCGATCTACGAGCGGGGCGACCGTCCCGAACTGCGTTACGCGAATATGGCCCACAGCGTGTACTACAGCCTGGGATGGCTCGACCAGATGCTGCGCGACGGAGAATGGGGAGCGTGA
- a CDS encoding acyl-CoA dehydrogenase family protein, translated as MRRTLYTEEHEAFRKAFRAFIDHAAVPHVDAWELNGTVDREFIRAAGENGFLGFEFGPEHGGLGIEDFRYNAVMTEEVVASGMAGDLFSMQNDIIVPYLRDLTTPAQRDRWLPAFTRGECVTALGLTEPGAGSDLAAIKTSARRDGDHLVLNGQKTFITSGATCDLAIVLVRTGERDGRGTTFVAVENGTPGFERGRPMHKIGRKAQDTAELFFTDCRVPASNIVGEPGRGFGSAIANLPRERLSIAVAAVASARHALELGLEHARARNAFGGPLTQLQSVRMQIAEMHTDIAVLQEYTDRCVLALNDGELTAVEAAGAKYKATELQWEVLDRVLQLFGGYGYMEEYPIARMWRDARIQRIYGGANEVMKDLVGRAVVG; from the coding sequence GTGCGTAGAACGTTGTACACCGAGGAGCACGAGGCGTTCCGGAAGGCCTTCCGGGCGTTCATCGATCATGCGGCGGTGCCGCATGTCGACGCGTGGGAGCTCAACGGGACCGTCGACCGCGAGTTCATCCGGGCCGCGGGCGAAAACGGGTTCCTAGGCTTCGAATTCGGCCCCGAGCACGGCGGGCTGGGGATCGAGGACTTCCGCTACAACGCGGTGATGACCGAGGAGGTCGTTGCTTCGGGCATGGCGGGTGACCTGTTCTCGATGCAGAACGACATCATCGTGCCCTACCTGCGTGACCTGACCACCCCCGCGCAGCGTGACCGCTGGCTGCCCGCGTTCACCCGGGGCGAGTGTGTCACTGCCCTCGGACTGACCGAGCCGGGCGCGGGATCCGACCTGGCGGCCATCAAGACCAGCGCCCGCCGCGACGGCGACCATCTGGTGCTCAACGGGCAGAAGACATTCATCACCAGCGGCGCGACCTGCGATCTGGCGATCGTGTTGGTGCGCACCGGAGAACGCGACGGTCGCGGCACCACCTTCGTCGCCGTCGAGAACGGCACGCCCGGCTTCGAACGGGGCCGCCCGATGCACAAGATCGGCCGCAAGGCGCAGGACACCGCAGAGTTGTTTTTCACCGATTGCCGGGTTCCGGCGTCCAACATCGTCGGTGAGCCTGGCCGAGGCTTTGGTAGTGCCATCGCGAACCTGCCCCGGGAACGGCTCTCGATCGCCGTCGCCGCGGTGGCGTCGGCCCGGCATGCGTTGGAGCTCGGCCTCGAACACGCCCGTGCGCGTAACGCGTTCGGCGGCCCGCTGACCCAGTTGCAGTCGGTGCGGATGCAGATCGCCGAGATGCACACCGACATCGCGGTGCTGCAGGAGTACACCGACCGCTGCGTGCTGGCGCTCAATGACGGCGAGCTGACCGCAGTCGAGGCGGCCGGCGCGAAGTACAAGGCGACCGAACTGCAGTGGGAGGTCCTCGACAGGGTGCTGCAGCTGTTCGGTGGCTACGGCTACATGGAGGAGTATCCGATCGCCCGGATGTGGCGCGATGCGCGCATCCAGCGGATCTATGGCGGAGCGAACGAGGTCATGAAGGATCTCGTCGGACGAGCGGTGGTGGGTTGA
- a CDS encoding SDR family NAD(P)-dependent oxidoreductase, which yields MSRLNGRVAVVTGSSRGVGRGIALRLAADGAAVAVNYRRDAEAAAEVVAQIVAAGGRAKAYGAAIDDEAAVDAMVDAVRRELGPVDIVVSNAGTASKGQTVGDTPAADYLSLLRVHALGPIHLVQRVLPDMRAAGRGDLVMISSSTVGEAPALSAPYTMAKAAMEMCVRTLAQEERAHNIRANIVAPGLVETEMGRRLVRAATGGGSIEDIAVGYPFGRVCTPADVAGAVAFLVSADAEYVTGQRITVDGGGRPVSVV from the coding sequence ATGTCCAGGTTGAACGGACGTGTGGCAGTGGTGACGGGCAGCTCCCGGGGGGTGGGCCGCGGAATCGCGCTGCGCCTTGCCGCCGACGGAGCGGCTGTCGCGGTGAACTACCGGCGCGACGCCGAGGCCGCCGCCGAGGTGGTGGCGCAGATCGTCGCCGCGGGCGGCCGGGCGAAGGCCTACGGAGCGGCCATCGACGACGAAGCCGCGGTGGACGCGATGGTCGACGCCGTCCGGCGCGAGCTCGGCCCGGTCGACATCGTGGTGAGCAACGCCGGCACCGCGAGCAAGGGCCAGACCGTGGGGGACACCCCGGCGGCGGACTACCTGTCGCTGTTACGGGTGCATGCGCTGGGCCCGATTCATCTGGTGCAGCGGGTGCTGCCCGACATGCGTGCTGCGGGTCGCGGTGACCTGGTGATGATCTCCAGCAGCACCGTCGGTGAAGCGCCCGCGCTCTCGGCGCCCTACACGATGGCCAAGGCCGCGATGGAGATGTGCGTGCGCACGCTCGCCCAGGAGGAGCGGGCCCACAACATCCGCGCGAACATCGTGGCTCCCGGGCTGGTGGAGACCGAGATGGGACGCCGGCTGGTCCGGGCGGCAACCGGCGGCGGGTCGATCGAGGACATCGCCGTCGGCTACCCGTTCGGCCGGGTCTGCACCCCGGCCGACGTCGCGGGCGCGGTCGCGTTCCTGGTGTCGGCCGATGCCGAATACGTGACAGGGCAGCGGATCACCGTCGACGGCGGTGGCCGGCCGGTCAGCGTCGTCTGA